A window of Rhododendron vialii isolate Sample 1 chromosome 13a, ASM3025357v1 contains these coding sequences:
- the LOC131313511 gene encoding probable galacturonosyltransferase 6 isoform X1 — MKQNRRCTRISILSLLSVSVLLPIFLLSSTLRNFKSEASEEYIEDLSTIKYRTDALTLSSIEEKDGESVEEPPLVVYKDGVLGSEVADISSNGSSRSDRSENARISTDIPKRNGANQDAKQDYQQVHLEKPSLQKQSEQATVRGNRNIQAKVQGNRNIQALTRRVSDEKVKEIKDQLIRANAYLELAPPGSKSQLVRELRLRIRMLERAVGESSKDSDLSPGALHRIRAMEATLTKASRVYADCPAMVSKLRAMTYNLEEQARAQKSQVQFLLQLAGRTTPKGLHCLSMRLTAEYFALQPEEWQFPNQQKLHDPDLYHFAVFSDNVLACAVVVNSTISTSKEPEKLVFHVVTDSLNLPAMSMWFLLNPPGKSAMQIQSVNSFEWLSTKYNATLQKENSPDLRYTSALNHLRFYLPDVFPMLNKIVLLDHDVVVQRDLTGLWNISMEGKVNGAVETCQEGEASFRRMDMFVNFSDPSIEKRFDREACTWAFGMNVFDLREWWRHNLTGVYHNYLQLGDERPLWKAGSLPLGWVTFYNHTMALDRTWHILGLGHDSGVRRVDIEQAAVIHFNGIMKPWLDTGPDKYKEYWRRHVNYGHPYLQQCNIQR, encoded by the exons ATGAAGCAGAATCGCCGATGCACGAGGATATCCATCCTCTCTCTGCTCTCTGTTTCTGTTTTACTTCCGATTTTTCTACTCTCCAGTACGTTGAGAAATTTCAAATCCGAAG CATCGGAGGAGTATATCGAAGATTTGTCGACTATC AAATATAGGACAGATGCTCTCACGCTTAGTTCAATTGAGGAG AAAGACGGTGAAAGCGTGGAAGAGCCGCCACTAGTTGTGTATAAAGATGGTGTTTTAGGTTCTGAGGTTGCTGACATTTCTTCTAATGGGAGTAGTAGGTCTGACAGATCTGAAAATGCCAGAATCAGCACAGATATACCAAAGAGAAATG GTGCTAATCAGGATGCAAAACAAGATTATCAACAGGTGCACCTGGAGAAACCATCATTG CAGAAACAGTCGGAACAGGCAACAGTTCGAGGCAATCGAAATATACAGGCAAAGGTTCAAGGCAATCGAAATATACAGGCATTGACAAGGAGGGTATCGGATGAGAAGGTGAAAGAGATTAAAGATCAATTGATTAGGGCCAATGCATACTTGGAACTTGCTCCACCTGGTAGCAAATCCCAATTAGTAAGAGAGTTGAGACTACGAATTAGAATGTTGGAACGAGCTGTTGGTGAATCTAGCAAGGATTCTGATTTGTCTCCGGG GGCTTTGCATAGGATAAGAGCGATGGAGGCTACCTTGACAAAAGCCAGCCGTGTGTATGCAGACTGCCCTGCCATGGTCTCTAAACTCCGTGCTATGACTTACAATTTGGAGGAACAGGCTAGGGCACAGAAGAGTCAAGTTCAATTTCTTCTTCAGCTTGCTGGAAGGACAACCCCCAAAGGCCTTCACTGCCTGTCCATGCGGTTGACTGCTGAATACTTTGCCCTGCAGCCAGAGGAGTGGCAGTTCCCTAATCAGCAGAAATTGCATGATCCTGATCTCTATCACTTTGCTGTCTTCAGTGACAATGTTCTGGCCTGTGCTGTGGTTGTGAACTCTACCATTTCCACCTCTAAG GAACCAGAGAAGCTAGTCTTTCACGTAGTGACAGATTCTCTAAACCTCCCAGCAATGTCTATGTGGTTCTTATTAAATCCTCCGGGCAAATCTGCAATGCAGATCCAGAGTGTAAACTCTTTTGAATGGTTGTCCACCAAGTACAATGCAACACTGCAGAAGGAAAACTCCCCTGACCTAAGATATACCTCTGCACTGAACCACCTTAGATTCTATCTGCCAGATGTGTTCCCTATGCTGAATAAGATAGTGCTTCTTGACCATGACGTGGTTGTGCAAAGGGATCTGACAGGACTTTGGAACATCAGTATGGAGGGCAAAGTAAATGGAGCGGTGGAGACTTGTCAGGAAGGTGAAGCCTCATTTCGCCGGATGGATATGTTTGTCAACTTTTCAGACCCAAGCATTGAAAAGAGGTTTGATCGCGAGGCATGCACATGGGCTTTTGGGATGAATGTGTTTGATCTTCGAGAGTGGTGGAGACATAATCTAACTGGGGTCTACCACAACTATCTGCAACTC GGAGATGAAAGGCCATTGTGGAAGGCGGGTAGCCTGCCCTTAGGTTGGGTCACCTTCTACAACCATACCATGGCCTTGGACAGGACATGGCACATCCTTGGCCTAGGTCACGACTCTGGCGTCAGGAGGGTAGACATCGAGCAGGCTGCAGTCATACACTTCAACGGAATCATGAAGCCGTGGTTGGATACCGGGCCTGATAAGTACAAGGAATACTGGAGGAGGCATGTTAACTATGGACATCCGTACCTCCAACAATGCAACATTCAGAGATGA
- the LOC131312924 gene encoding auxin-induced protein 22D-like, whose translation MESAMTYESDHLNLKATELRLGLPGTADVATEKQLFPNKRSSSEMINGALETENAEDQDSCAPPAKAQVVGWPPVRSYRKNCFHPKKTEPDASGIYVKVSMDGAPYLRKIDLNVYQSYTDLLKALEIMFKCTIGVYSEGEGYNGSDQAPTYEDKDGDWMLVGDVPWEMFVTSCKRMRIMKGSDAKGLGCP comes from the exons ATGGAAAGCGCAATGACTTACGAGTCCGATCATCTTAATCTCAAGGCGACTGAACTGAGATTAGGACTGCCGGGGACAGCCGATGTGGCGACGGAGAAACAATTGTTTCCTAACAAAAGGTCCTCGTCGGAGATGATCAATGGCGCATTAGAGACCGAAAACGCCGAAGATCAAGACTCCTGTGCCCCCCCTGCCAA GGCACAAGTGGTGGGGTGGCCGCCCGTCCGATCCTACCGGAAAAATTGCTTCCATCCAAAGAAAACTGAGCCGGACGCTTCAGGAATTTATGTGAAAGTGAGCATGGATGGAGCTCCTTATCTCAGGAAGATTGATCTGAATGTTTACCAGAGCTACACAGATCTCCTCAAGGCCTTGGAAATTATGTTCAAGTGCACTATTG GTGTGTACTCAGAGGGGGAAGGATACAATGGATCTGATCAGGCACCCACCTATGAAGACAAAGATGGTGATTGGATGCTGGTTGGAGATGTCCCATGGGAAATGTTTGTTACCTCTTGCAAAAGGATGAGAATCATGAAAGGATCAGATGCCAAAGGCTTGGGATGTCCTTAA
- the LOC131313511 gene encoding probable galacturonosyltransferase 6 isoform X2, producing MKQNRRCTRISILSLLSVSVLLPIFLLSSTLRNFKSEASEEYIEDLSTIKYRTDALTLSSIEEKDGESVEEPPLVVYKDGVLGSEVADISSNGSSRSDRSENARISTDIPKRNGANQDAKQDYQQVHLEKPSLKQSEQATVRGNRNIQAKVQGNRNIQALTRRVSDEKVKEIKDQLIRANAYLELAPPGSKSQLVRELRLRIRMLERAVGESSKDSDLSPGALHRIRAMEATLTKASRVYADCPAMVSKLRAMTYNLEEQARAQKSQVQFLLQLAGRTTPKGLHCLSMRLTAEYFALQPEEWQFPNQQKLHDPDLYHFAVFSDNVLACAVVVNSTISTSKEPEKLVFHVVTDSLNLPAMSMWFLLNPPGKSAMQIQSVNSFEWLSTKYNATLQKENSPDLRYTSALNHLRFYLPDVFPMLNKIVLLDHDVVVQRDLTGLWNISMEGKVNGAVETCQEGEASFRRMDMFVNFSDPSIEKRFDREACTWAFGMNVFDLREWWRHNLTGVYHNYLQLGDERPLWKAGSLPLGWVTFYNHTMALDRTWHILGLGHDSGVRRVDIEQAAVIHFNGIMKPWLDTGPDKYKEYWRRHVNYGHPYLQQCNIQR from the exons ATGAAGCAGAATCGCCGATGCACGAGGATATCCATCCTCTCTCTGCTCTCTGTTTCTGTTTTACTTCCGATTTTTCTACTCTCCAGTACGTTGAGAAATTTCAAATCCGAAG CATCGGAGGAGTATATCGAAGATTTGTCGACTATC AAATATAGGACAGATGCTCTCACGCTTAGTTCAATTGAGGAG AAAGACGGTGAAAGCGTGGAAGAGCCGCCACTAGTTGTGTATAAAGATGGTGTTTTAGGTTCTGAGGTTGCTGACATTTCTTCTAATGGGAGTAGTAGGTCTGACAGATCTGAAAATGCCAGAATCAGCACAGATATACCAAAGAGAAATG GTGCTAATCAGGATGCAAAACAAGATTATCAACAGGTGCACCTGGAGAAACCATCATTG AAACAGTCGGAACAGGCAACAGTTCGAGGCAATCGAAATATACAGGCAAAGGTTCAAGGCAATCGAAATATACAGGCATTGACAAGGAGGGTATCGGATGAGAAGGTGAAAGAGATTAAAGATCAATTGATTAGGGCCAATGCATACTTGGAACTTGCTCCACCTGGTAGCAAATCCCAATTAGTAAGAGAGTTGAGACTACGAATTAGAATGTTGGAACGAGCTGTTGGTGAATCTAGCAAGGATTCTGATTTGTCTCCGGG GGCTTTGCATAGGATAAGAGCGATGGAGGCTACCTTGACAAAAGCCAGCCGTGTGTATGCAGACTGCCCTGCCATGGTCTCTAAACTCCGTGCTATGACTTACAATTTGGAGGAACAGGCTAGGGCACAGAAGAGTCAAGTTCAATTTCTTCTTCAGCTTGCTGGAAGGACAACCCCCAAAGGCCTTCACTGCCTGTCCATGCGGTTGACTGCTGAATACTTTGCCCTGCAGCCAGAGGAGTGGCAGTTCCCTAATCAGCAGAAATTGCATGATCCTGATCTCTATCACTTTGCTGTCTTCAGTGACAATGTTCTGGCCTGTGCTGTGGTTGTGAACTCTACCATTTCCACCTCTAAG GAACCAGAGAAGCTAGTCTTTCACGTAGTGACAGATTCTCTAAACCTCCCAGCAATGTCTATGTGGTTCTTATTAAATCCTCCGGGCAAATCTGCAATGCAGATCCAGAGTGTAAACTCTTTTGAATGGTTGTCCACCAAGTACAATGCAACACTGCAGAAGGAAAACTCCCCTGACCTAAGATATACCTCTGCACTGAACCACCTTAGATTCTATCTGCCAGATGTGTTCCCTATGCTGAATAAGATAGTGCTTCTTGACCATGACGTGGTTGTGCAAAGGGATCTGACAGGACTTTGGAACATCAGTATGGAGGGCAAAGTAAATGGAGCGGTGGAGACTTGTCAGGAAGGTGAAGCCTCATTTCGCCGGATGGATATGTTTGTCAACTTTTCAGACCCAAGCATTGAAAAGAGGTTTGATCGCGAGGCATGCACATGGGCTTTTGGGATGAATGTGTTTGATCTTCGAGAGTGGTGGAGACATAATCTAACTGGGGTCTACCACAACTATCTGCAACTC GGAGATGAAAGGCCATTGTGGAAGGCGGGTAGCCTGCCCTTAGGTTGGGTCACCTTCTACAACCATACCATGGCCTTGGACAGGACATGGCACATCCTTGGCCTAGGTCACGACTCTGGCGTCAGGAGGGTAGACATCGAGCAGGCTGCAGTCATACACTTCAACGGAATCATGAAGCCGTGGTTGGATACCGGGCCTGATAAGTACAAGGAATACTGGAGGAGGCATGTTAACTATGGACATCCGTACCTCCAACAATGCAACATTCAGAGATGA
- the LOC131314405 gene encoding uncharacterized protein LOC131314405 isoform X1 produces the protein MFCLSLIEHTLRLPPHLLDLPLHVAIRGELEALFLDKVIANLGLCVSVYDIQEIGKGFIFPGDGASTYTVLFRLIMFRPFVGEVIAAKLKESDANGLRLSLGFFEDIYVPVHLMPNPSHLKADPVNSWVWEYEGQSFPIDGTDEIRFQVQSIKYPSIPVEEEKPASPSSVEQGKQPNPSSVEKAKPPNRLPVEQEKQSKPFAPMVITGSLDVTGEDDPKGLGPISWW, from the exons ATGTTCTGTTTAAGTTTAATCGAGCACACGCTGCGTTTGCCGCCTCACCTCCTCGACCTTCCTCTCCACGTCGCAATCAGGGGAGAACTTGAAGCTCTCTTCTTAGACAAG GTTATTGCGAACTTGGGGCTTTGCGTCTCAGTCTACGATATTCAGGAAATTGGCAAGGGCTTTATTTTTCCCGGAGACGGTGCTTCGACCTATACG GTGCTTTTCCGGCTGATAATGTTTCGTCCGTTTGTGGGAGAGGTTATAGCTGCAAAACTCAAAGAATCTGATGCTAACGGTTTACGTT TATCGCTTGGATTTTTTGAGGATATCTACGTGCCTGTCCATCTAATGCCAAATCCATCCCATCTTAAGGCTGACCCGGTAAATAG ctggGTATGGGAGTATGAAGGACAGAGTTTTCCTATAGATGGAACCGATGAG ATTCGGTTCCAAGTTCAAAGTATAAAATATCCTTCAATACCAGTTGAGGAAGAAAAACCAGCAAGTCCATCATCAGTTGAGCAAGGAAAACAACCAAATCCTTCTTCAGTTGAGAAAGCAAAACCACCAAATCGGTTACCAGTTGAGCAAGAAAAACAATCCAAGCCATTTGCTCCTATGGTGATTACA GGTTCGCTTGATGTTACTGGTGAAGACGACCCTAAAGGTTTAGGCCCCATTTCATGGTGGTAG
- the LOC131314405 gene encoding uncharacterized protein LOC131314405 isoform X2, which yields MFCLSLIEHTLRLPPHLLDLPLHVAIRGELEALFLDKVIANLGLCVSVYDIQEIGKGFIFPGDGASTYTVLFRLIMFRPFVGEVIAAKLKESDANGLRLSLGFFEDIYVPVHLMPNPSHLKADPVNSWVWEYEGQSFPIDGTDEIRFQVQSIKYPSIPVEEEKPASPSSVEQGKQPNPSSVEKAKPPNRLPVEQEKQSKPFAPMVITGSLDADGLGPISWW from the exons ATGTTCTGTTTAAGTTTAATCGAGCACACGCTGCGTTTGCCGCCTCACCTCCTCGACCTTCCTCTCCACGTCGCAATCAGGGGAGAACTTGAAGCTCTCTTCTTAGACAAG GTTATTGCGAACTTGGGGCTTTGCGTCTCAGTCTACGATATTCAGGAAATTGGCAAGGGCTTTATTTTTCCCGGAGACGGTGCTTCGACCTATACG GTGCTTTTCCGGCTGATAATGTTTCGTCCGTTTGTGGGAGAGGTTATAGCTGCAAAACTCAAAGAATCTGATGCTAACGGTTTACGTT TATCGCTTGGATTTTTTGAGGATATCTACGTGCCTGTCCATCTAATGCCAAATCCATCCCATCTTAAGGCTGACCCGGTAAATAG ctggGTATGGGAGTATGAAGGACAGAGTTTTCCTATAGATGGAACCGATGAG ATTCGGTTCCAAGTTCAAAGTATAAAATATCCTTCAATACCAGTTGAGGAAGAAAAACCAGCAAGTCCATCATCAGTTGAGCAAGGAAAACAACCAAATCCTTCTTCAGTTGAGAAAGCAAAACCACCAAATCGGTTACCAGTTGAGCAAGAAAAACAATCCAAGCCATTTGCTCCTATGGTGATTACA GGTTCACTTGATGCTGATGGTTTAGGCCCCATTTCATGGTGGTAG